A part of Acropora palmata chromosome 6, jaAcrPala1.3, whole genome shotgun sequence genomic DNA contains:
- the LOC141885100 gene encoding integrase/recombinase xerD homolog: MSTVNSAVYGVNYVHKKSGYPEVSEHPVVKQLLDAAKRILARPPTRMKPLSIDQVRSLLTRLGGGTVADLQLAALLALGFFGFLRWDDLHHLSVDSLNFGVSHVAIFLGRRKNDQFRKGSWVFIARSSTPPCPVGVVEKFLRIGGHRKGSKLFRRVQSTKRGVYLRDQLMSYSRAKELLRKELKREGLDSSLFGIDSLRSGGASAAAALEVPDRLFQRHGGWRSEKARNNYVEESLDSLLLVSQSILQH; this comes from the coding sequence ATGTCTACAGTTAACTCAGCAGTTTATGGGGTGAATTATGTGCACAAGAAGAGTGGCTACCCTGAAGTGAGTGAACACCCAGTGGTTAAGCAGCTACTGGACGCTGCCAAAAGAATCCTTGCCAGGCCACCGACTCGCATGAAGCCGCTGTCTATTGACCAGGTGCGGTCCTTGCTCACCCGTCTTGGAGGAGGCACGGTCGCCGATCTCCAGTTAGCAGCTCTACTTGCCTTGGGGTTCTTTGGGTTTTTGCGGTGGGACGACTTACACCACCTATCAGTGGACAGTCTGAACTTTGGAGTATCACATGTTGCAATCTTCTTGGGAAGACGTAAGAACGACCAGTTTCGCAAAGGCTCGTGGGTGTTTATTGCCCGTAGCAGTACCCCTCCCTGCCCAGTTGGGGTTGTGGAGAAGTTTTTAAGGATCGGTGGTCATCGCAAGGGGTCTAAGCTATTTCGTCGCGTGCAGAGCACCAAGCGGGGTGTCTACCTAAGGGATCAGCTCATGTCCTATAGTCGTGCCAAGGAGTTGTTGAGGAAGGAGCTTAAGCGTGAGGGGTTAGACTCAAGCCTCTTTGGTATCGACAGCCTACGCTCTGGAGGTGCTTCGGCAGCTGCTGCTTTGGAAGTGCCAGATCGGCTGTTCCAGAGGCACGGAGGATGGCGTAGCGAAAAGGCCAGGAACAATTACGTTGAGGAGTCTCTTGACTCGCTCCTTCTTGTATCACAGTCTATCTTGCAACACTAG